A genomic window from Macaca thibetana thibetana isolate TM-01 chromosome 16, ASM2454274v1, whole genome shotgun sequence includes:
- the TMEM107 gene encoding transmembrane protein 107 isoform X3 codes for MGRVSGLVPSRFLTLLAHLVVVITLFWSRDSNIQACLPLRFTPEEYDKQDIQLVAALSVTLGLFAVELAGFLSGVSMFNSTQSLISIGAHCSASVALSFFIFERWECTTYCALPAVTEMTLFVTVFGLKKKPF; via the exons ATGGGCCGGGTCTCAGGGCTTGTGCCCTCTCGCTTCCTGACGCTCCTGGCGCATCTGGTGGTCGTCATCACCTTATTCTGGTCCCGG GACAGCAACATtcaggcctgcctgcctctcaggttcacccCCGAGGAGTATGACAAGCAGGACATTCA GCTGGTGGCCGCGCTTTCTGTCACCCTGGGCCTCTTTGCAGTGGAGCTGGCCGGTTTCCTCTCAGGAGTCTCCATGTTCAACAGCACCCAGAGCCTCATCT CCATTGGGGCTCACTGTAGTGCATCCGTGGCCCTGTCCTTCTTCATATTCGAGCGTTGGGAGTGCACTACGTATTG TGCCCTTCCAGCTGTCACTGAAATGACTTTATTCGTCACCGTCTTTGGGCTGAAAAAGAAACCTTTCTGA
- the TMEM107 gene encoding transmembrane protein 107 isoform X2, producing MGRVSGLVPSRFLTLLAHLVVVITLFWSRDSNIQACLPLRFTPEEYDKQDIQLVAALSVTLGLFAVELAGFLSGVSMFNSTQSLISIGAHCSASVALSFFIFERWECTTYWYIFVFCSALPAVTEMTLFVTVFGLKKKPF from the exons ATGGGCCGGGTCTCAGGGCTTGTGCCCTCTCGCTTCCTGACGCTCCTGGCGCATCTGGTGGTCGTCATCACCTTATTCTGGTCCCGG GACAGCAACATtcaggcctgcctgcctctcaggttcacccCCGAGGAGTATGACAAGCAGGACATTCA GCTGGTGGCCGCGCTTTCTGTCACCCTGGGCCTCTTTGCAGTGGAGCTGGCCGGTTTCCTCTCAGGAGTCTCCATGTTCAACAGCACCCAGAGCCTCATCT CCATTGGGGCTCACTGTAGTGCATCCGTGGCCCTGTCCTTCTTCATATTCGAGCGTTGGGAGTGCACTACGTATTGGTACATTTTTGTCTTCTGCAG TGCCCTTCCAGCTGTCACTGAAATGACTTTATTCGTCACCGTCTTTGGGCTGAAAAAGAAACCTTTCTGA
- the BORCS6 gene encoding BLOC-1-related complex subunit 6, which translates to MESSRGRPGPETDLLAVAEQQAAIFGGGPGRTSSEPPSGLRVSGEEEAENVGGANRHPRTSPKTSSCGVVHRPEREALEKEPGPQGTPSGAGSLSGAPGAEHEPSPSFQHKDPAPPEGKPASGRDCRRGGPGGGMDVEQQEEEDNDEEAAAGGRASRSFSSRLQDSRSLDGLSEACGGAGSSGSAESGAGGGRRATISSPLELEGTVSRHGDLTHFVANNLQLKIRLSGAPPPPPSAPARPCPAPAPTPTPAIPPIDPEVLRDLERLSRELGGRVDRLLRGLGGAVQELTALSVGCIQTYRDAVDSLGEAVDMSIKGMYTLLARCEELERALQPVQGLARQVRDIRRTLEVLEALCK; encoded by the coding sequence ATGGAGTCGTCTCGGGGGCGGCCCGGGCCCGAGACGGACCTTCTGGCTGTAGCGGAACAGCAGGCCGCAATCTTCGGCGGCGGACCGGGCCGAACGTCCTCTGAGCCGCCCTCAGGCCTCCGGGTGTCCGGGGAGGAAGAGGCCGAGAACGTTGGGGGCGCGAACCGCCACCCCAGGACGTCCCCGAAGACGTCAAGCTGCGGCGTCGTCCACCGGCCGGAACGGGAGGCTCTCGAGAAAGAGCCCGGCCCTCAAGGGACGCCGTCTGGGGCCGGGAGCCTCAGTGGGGCGCCGGGTGCAGAGCACGAACCGTCCCCGTCCTTCCAGCACAAGGACCCAGCGCCGCCCGAGGGCAAGCCCGCCTCCGGGAGGGACTGCCGTCGAGGGGGACCAGGCGGCGGGATGGATGTTgagcagcaggaggaagaggacaaCGACGAGGAGGCGGCCGCGGGCGGCAGAGCCAGCCGCTCGTTCTCCAGCCGCCTTCAGGACAGCCGCAGCCTGGACGGGCTGAGCGAGGCGTGCGGTGGCGCCGGGTCCTCAGGGAGTGCCGAGTCCGGCGCCGGCGGCGGACGCCGCGCCACCATCTCCAGTCCCCTGGAGCTCGAGGGCACAGTGAGCCGCCACGGCGACCTCACCCACTTTGTCGCCAACAACCTGCAACTCAAGATCCGTCTGAGCGGCGCCCCTCCACCCCCGCCTTCTGCCCCTGCGCGGCCCTGCCCAGCGCCtgcacccacacccacaccagcCATTCCCCCCATCGACCCCGAGGTGCTGCGGGATCTGGAGCGGTTGAGTCGGGAGCTGGGAGGCCGGGTGGACCGTCTGCTTCGCGGTCTGGGTGGCGCGGTGCAGGAGCTGACGGCGCTCAGCGTGGGCTGCATCCAGACCTACCGCGACGCTGTGGACTCCTTAGGTGAAGCCGTGGACATGAGCATCAAGGGCATGTACACCCTGCTGGCGCGCTGCGAGGAGCTGGAGCGGGCTCTGCAGCCGGTTCAGGGGCTGGCTCGCCAAGTCCGGGATATCCGACGTACTCTGGAGGTGTTGGAGGCCCTGTGCAAGTGA
- the AURKB gene encoding aurora kinase B isoform X5, with product MRPAGSSTRSCRRAAHLTNSEQPRSGRIMEELADALMYCHGKKVIHRDIKPENLLLGLKGELKIADFGWSVHAPSLRRKTMCGTLDYLPPEMIEGRTHNEKVDLWCIGVLCYELLVGNPPFESASHNETYRRIVKVDLKFPASVPTGAQDLISKLLRHNPSERLPLAQVSAHPWVRANSRRVLPPSALQSVA from the exons ATGCGCCCCGCGGGGAGCTCTACAAGGAGCTGCAGAAGAGCCGCACATTTGACGAACAGCGAACAGCCACGGTCCGGGCGG ATCATGGAGGAGCTGGCAGATGCTCTGATGTACTGCCACGGGAAGAAGGTGATTCACAGAGACATAAAGCCAGAGAATCTGCTCTTAGGGCTCAAGGGAGAGCTGAAGATTGCTGACTTTGGCTGGTCTGTGCATGCGCCCTCCCTGAG GAGGAAGACAATGTGTGGCACCCTGGACTACCTGCCCCCAGAGATGATTGAGGGGCGCACACACAACGAGAAGGTGGATCTGTGGTGCATTGGAGTGCTTTGCTATGAGTTGCTGGTGGGAAACCCACCGTTTGAGAGCGCATCACACAACGAGACCTATCGGCGCATCGTCAAG GTGGACCTAAAGTTCCCCGCTTCTGTGCCCACGGGAGCCCAGGACCTCATCTCTAAACTGCTCAGGCATAACCCCTCGGAACGGCTGCCCCTGGCCCAGGTCTCAGCCCACCCCTGGGTCCGGGCCAACTCTCGGAGGGTGCTGCCTCCCTCTGCCCTTCAATCTGTTGCCTGA
- the TMEM107 gene encoding transmembrane protein 107 isoform X1 translates to MGRVSGLVPSRFLTLLAHLVVVITLFWSRDSNIQACLPLRFTPEEYDKQDIQPGPVHFLSAGWWPRFLSPWASLQWSWPVSSQESPCSTAPRASSVSFLPAHLSHTTHFYQDSLQPPDTIVSAVASLSSSKIFNHVLNPAVY, encoded by the exons ATGGGCCGGGTCTCAGGGCTTGTGCCCTCTCGCTTCCTGACGCTCCTGGCGCATCTGGTGGTCGTCATCACCTTATTCTGGTCCCGG GACAGCAACATtcaggcctgcctgcctctcaggttcacccCCGAGGAGTATGACAAGCAGGACATTCA GCCTGGGCCAGTCCACTTCCTCTCTGCAGGCTGGTGGCCGCGCTTTCTGTCACCCTGGGCCTCTTTGCAGTGGAGCTGGCCGGTTTCCTCTCAGGAGTCTCCATGTTCAACAGCACCCAGAGCCTCATCTGTATCCTTTCTGCCTGCCCACCTTTCCCACACGACCCATTTCTATCAGGACTCCCTTCAGCCACCTGACACAATAGTGTCTGCTGTAGCCAGTCTCTCCAGTTCAAAGATCTTCAACCATGTGCTAAATCCTGCTGTTTACTAG